In Peromyscus eremicus chromosome 2, PerEre_H2_v1, whole genome shotgun sequence, a single genomic region encodes these proteins:
- the Pgm1 gene encoding phosphoglucomutase-1 isoform X1, whose translation MYSWPDPSIGRLVIGQNGILSTPAVSCIIRKIKAIGGIILTASHNPGGPNGDFGIKFNISNGGPAPEAITDKIFQISKTIEEYAICPDLKVDLGVLGKQQFDLENKFKPFTVEIVDSVEAYATMLRNIFDFNALKELLSGPNRLKIRIDAMHGVVGPYVKKILCEELGAPANSAVNCVPLEDFGGHHPDPNLTYAADLVETMKSGEHDFGAAFDGDGDRNMILGKHGFFVNPSDSVAVIAANIFSIPYFQQTGVRGFARSMPTSGALDRVANATKIALYETPTGWKFFGNLMDASKLSLCGEESFGTGSDHIREKDGLWAVLAWLSILATRKQSVEDILKDHWQKFGRNFFTRYDYEEVEAEGASKMMKDLEALMLDRSFVGKQFSANDKVYTVEKADNFEYSDPVDGSISRNQGLRLIFADGSRIIFRLSGTGSAGATIRLYIDSYEKDAAKINQDPQVMLAPLISIALKVSQLQERTGRTAPTVIT comes from the exons ATGTATTCCTGGCCCGACCCTTCT ATTGGTCGCCTGGTTATTGGGCAGAATGGCATCCTCTCCACTCCTGCTGTATCCTGCATCATCCGAAAAATCAAAGCCATTGGTGGAATCATTCTGACGGCCAGCCACAATCCAGGAGGGCCCAATGGAGATTTTGGGATTAAATTCAACATTTCTAATGGAG GTCCTGCTCCAGAAGCAATCACTGATAAAATTTTCCAAATCAGCAAGACAATTGAAGAGTATGCCATTTGCCCTGACTTGAAGGTAGACCTCGGTGTTCTGGGAAAGCAGCAGTTTGACCTGGAAAACAAGTTCAAGCCCTTCACAG TGGAGATTGTAGACTCGGTGGAGGCCTATGccacaatgctgagaaacatctTTGATTTCAACGCACTGAAGGAGCTACTGTCCGGTCCAAACCGACTGAAGATCCGCATAGACGCCATGCATGGAG TTGTGGGACCGTATGTAAAGAAGATCCTCTGTGAAGAACTTGGTGCCCCTGCAAATTCAGCAGTGAACTGTGTTCCCCTGGAGGACTTTGGTGGCCACCATCCCGACCCCAACCTCACCTATGCTGCTGACCTGGTGGAGACCATGAAGTCAGGAGAGCATGATTTTGGGGCTGCCTTTGATGGTGATGGG GATCGGAACATGATTCTGGGCAAGCACGGGTTCTTCGTGAACCCTTCTGACTCTGTGGCCGTCATCGCTGCCAACATCTTCAGCATTCCGTATTTCCAGCAGACTGGGGTCCGTGGCTTTGCACGCAGCATGCCCACCAGTGGCGCCCTGGATCG ggtAGCAAACGCCACAAAGATCGCTTTGTATGAGACCCCGACTGGCTGGAAGTTCTTTGGGAACTTGATGGATGCAAGCAAACTGTCCCTCTGTGGGGAGGAGAGCTTCGGGACTG GTTCCGACCACATTCGTGAGAAAGATGGACTGTGGGCTGTCCTGGCCTGGCTCTCCATTCTGGCCACCCGCAAGCAGAGTGTGGAGGACATCCTTAAAGACCACTGGCAGAAGTTTGGTCGGAACTTCTTTACCAG GTATGATTATGAGGAGGTGGAAGCCGAGGGTGCAAGCAAAATGATGAAGGACCTGGAGGCCCTGATGTTGGACCGCTCCTTTGTGGGGAAGCAGTTCTCAGCAAACGATAAAGTCTACACTGTGGAGAAAGCTGATAACTTTGAATATAGTGACCCAGTAGATGGAAGCATTTCAAGAAATCAG GGCTTGCGGCTTATTTTTGCAGATGGTTCTCGTATCATCTTCAGACTGAGTGGCACCGGGAGTGCAGGGGCGACCATTCGACTGTATATCGATAGTTATGAGAAGGACGCTGCCAAGATCAATCAGGACCCCCAG GTCATGCTGGCTCCCCTGATCTCCATTGCTCTGAAGGTATCCCAGCTCCAGGAGAGGACGGGACGCACTGCCCCCACTGTCATCACCTAA